A region from the Campylobacter subantarcticus LMG 24377 genome encodes:
- a CDS encoding ankyrin repeat domain-containing protein: protein MKTLEDIKAMNYQEKDELEDLVLEAIDDNNLAKVKDILKDYPVKISCYELNIKDEDGDFPLFDPYYLIMRAAFACEENNNDFSILDYLFDEYGLSLKDPKYNFCFTDMKYIKEANEKYVVIRYMEDKPNIYKNALIYYYILNAKNPNSQIIQYLVNRGAKFEVHEDDFGWTPMHFWARRNNYELLELAIKGGANVDIQTRLIQESEYNETLLFEAVKEPETYRVTKLLIELGANVNFVTPTTPLDIARGSRNKKLLKDAGAMTSEQLDKKYNIYWDSKECEKDKSYMEKYCKLLNDAIKKAKENE from the coding sequence ATGAAAACATTAGAAGATATCAAAGCTATGAACTATCAAGAAAAAGATGAATTAGAAGATCTAGTTCTTGAAGCTATAGATGATAATAATTTAGCCAAGGTAAAAGATATTTTAAAAGATTATCCTGTAAAAATATCTTGTTATGAGCTTAATATCAAAGATGAGGATGGAGACTTCCCTTTATTTGATCCTTATTATTTGATAATGAGAGCTGCATTTGCTTGCGAAGAAAATAATAATGATTTTTCTATTTTAGATTATTTATTTGATGAGTATGGATTAAGTTTAAAAGATCCTAAATATAATTTTTGCTTTACAGATATGAAATACATCAAAGAAGCTAATGAAAAATATGTTGTAATAAGATATATGGAAGATAAGCCTAACATTTACAAAAATGCCCTAATCTATTATTATATACTCAATGCTAAAAACCCAAATTCTCAAATCATACAATATCTAGTCAATCGTGGAGCTAAATTTGAAGTGCATGAAGATGACTTTGGTTGGACTCCTATGCATTTTTGGGCTAGACGCAATAATTATGAATTATTAGAACTAGCTATTAAAGGAGGAGCTAATGTAGATATACAAACCCGACTTATTCAAGAAAGTGAATACAATGAAACCCTTTTATTTGAAGCTGTAAAAGAACCTGAAACTTATAGGGTTACAAAGCTTTTAATCGAACTAGGAGCTAATGTGAATTTTGTCACCCCGACCACCCCTTTAGATATTGCAAGAGGATCTAGAAATAAAAAGCTTTTAAAAGATGCAGGAGCAATGACTTCAGAACAACTTGATAAAAAATACAATATATACTGGGATAGCAAAGAGTGTGAAAAAGATAAAAGCTATATGGAAAAATACTGTAAACTTTTAAACGATGCTATAAAAAAAGCCAAGGAGAATGAGTAG